Proteins encoded together in one Lathyrus oleraceus cultivar Zhongwan6 chromosome 5, CAAS_Psat_ZW6_1.0, whole genome shotgun sequence window:
- the LOC127081949 gene encoding uncharacterized protein LOC127081949, whose protein sequence is MTNKNCLEALDLSLQDIYSNNAPFGGKVLIMGGVFCQVLPVVRKGTKAQMISACIVQSHLWDHTKILRLHQNMQSLHDQEFAEFLIRIGHGVEPTKADDMVRLHSQIAIPWDSEHSIQVLIQHLFPNLELHGWHAPYMVQRAILTRPNDDVQKLNDMIIDHFPGEEHILKM, encoded by the coding sequence ATGACAAACAAAAACTGTTTGGAAGCCTTGGATCTATCATTACAAGACATTTATAGCAACAATGCTCCATTTGGTGGAAAAGTTCTGATCATGGGGGGAGTTTTTTGTCAAGTTCTTCCTGTTGTAAGAAAAGGTACTAAGGCACAAATGATTTCAGCATGTATTGTTCAGTCTCATTTATGGGATCATACTAAGATTTTGCGTTTGCATCAAAATATGCAATCATTGCATGATCAAGAGTTTGCAGAATTTCTTATTCGTATTGGTCATGGTGTTGAACCTACCAAAGCAGATGATATGGTGAGATTACATTCACAGATTGCAATCCCATGGGACAGTGAACATTCCATACAAGTACTTATCCAACATCTTTTTCCTAATTTAGAATTGCATGGTTGGCATGCCCCATATATGGTACAAAGAGCTATTTTGACACGACCAAATGATGATGTCCAGAAATTGAATGATATGATTATCGACCATTTTCCAGGAGAAGAACATATTCTAAAGATGTGA